The following proteins are encoded in a genomic region of Bernardetia sp. MNP-M8:
- a CDS encoding Uma2 family endonuclease, whose translation MNNYQLELTEEQEKLLIPLLEALKIDFRKEEVNNKNGSTQPLPSPLTQKSDYTVEEIEEYAALFPKKHIWKSSDIETYFPQDLKVSVQIIQNQLFIMPSPNFNHQAISEELGFQMGTFVRQHKAGKIIYAPIDVQFDEDNLFQPDIIFIAVSRYHIIENKKVQEAPNLVVEIWSPSNAKKEREMKHKIYETQGVTEYWQIFPKKREVKVEVLNEEGKYKLFSEAKKVGKVQSKVLNGFEIEIETLFEEVDK comes from the coding sequence ATGAATAATTACCAACTTGAGCTTACCGAAGAACAGGAAAAACTATTAATTCCTCTTTTAGAAGCATTAAAAATAGATTTTAGAAAAGAAGAAGTAAATAATAAAAACGGAAGTACACAACCTTTACCTTCTCCACTTACTCAAAAATCGGATTATACAGTTGAGGAGATTGAAGAATATGCAGCTTTATTTCCAAAAAAACACATTTGGAAAAGTTCTGATATTGAAACCTATTTTCCTCAAGATTTAAAAGTAAGCGTACAAATTATTCAAAATCAACTTTTTATTATGCCTTCTCCAAATTTCAACCATCAAGCTATTTCTGAAGAATTAGGTTTTCAAATGGGTACTTTTGTGCGCCAACATAAAGCAGGAAAAATTATTTATGCGCCTATTGATGTTCAATTTGATGAAGATAATTTGTTTCAACCTGATATTATTTTTATTGCTGTCAGTCGTTATCATATCATAGAAAATAAAAAAGTACAAGAAGCTCCTAATTTGGTAGTAGAAATTTGGTCGCCTTCTAATGCAAAAAAGGAAAGAGAAATGAAACACAAAATCTATGAAACACAAGGAGTAACAGAATACTGGCAGATTTTCCCTAAGAAACGTGAAGTAAAAGTAGAAGTTTTGAATGAAGAAGGAAAGTACAAACTTTTTTCAGAAGCTAAGAAAGTTGGAAAAGTACAATCTAAAGTTTTGAATGGTTTTGAGATAGAGATTGAAACGCTTTTTGAGGAAGTAGACAAGTAA
- a CDS encoding AarF/ABC1/UbiB kinase family protein — protein MERKSQDNIPTSKVQRAAKFAKTGVKLGANYVKHYAKKTINPNLSRQELDDANASDVYDTLSELKGSALKVAQMMSMSEGMLPSAYSEKFKMAQYTAPPLSFPLVVKTFKQYLGKSPNDIFEQFDKEAMNAASIGQVHKAKIGDKTFAVKIQYPGVAESIDSDLRMVKPFAMQILGLSERDLEIYMKEVGDMLKSETDYNLELARSQKLAKLTKEAVPNAIFPEYYPEYSSERILTMDFLEGMHLKEFLATNPTQEVKNKAAQTLWDFYDYQMHVLKEVHADPHPGNFLMKEDGRVGFIDFGAVKVIPEEYYLQHFSIMEKNILEDDAQLETAFEGLGFLMEDDTPQQREFFKGVFKELLSLSMRPFHSDTFYFGDKKYFNDLNEFGERLSKMPELRNSKQARGSQHSLYLNRTYFGLYFLLHELNATVNTDSYWYKNKEA, from the coding sequence ATGGAACGCAAATCACAAGACAACATACCCACTAGCAAAGTACAAAGAGCTGCCAAGTTTGCTAAAACAGGAGTAAAATTAGGTGCAAATTACGTAAAACACTATGCTAAGAAAACAATAAACCCAAATCTTAGTCGTCAAGAATTAGATGATGCTAATGCTAGTGATGTATATGATACATTGAGTGAATTAAAAGGAAGTGCTTTGAAGGTAGCACAAATGATGTCGATGAGTGAAGGAATGCTTCCAAGCGCATACAGTGAAAAATTTAAAATGGCTCAATATACTGCGCCCCCTTTATCCTTTCCATTGGTTGTCAAGACATTTAAGCAGTATTTGGGGAAAAGTCCGAATGATATTTTTGAGCAGTTTGACAAAGAGGCAATGAATGCAGCCTCTATTGGACAGGTTCATAAAGCAAAAATTGGAGACAAAACTTTTGCTGTCAAAATTCAATATCCAGGAGTAGCTGAAAGTATAGATTCTGATTTGAGGATGGTAAAACCATTTGCCATGCAGATTTTAGGACTTAGCGAGCGTGATTTGGAAATTTACATGAAAGAAGTAGGCGACATGCTAAAGTCTGAAACCGATTACAATTTAGAATTAGCACGCTCACAGAAATTAGCTAAACTGACAAAAGAAGCTGTTCCAAATGCTATTTTTCCTGAATACTATCCTGAATATTCATCAGAAAGAATTCTGACAATGGATTTTTTGGAAGGAATGCACCTAAAAGAGTTTTTGGCTACCAATCCGACACAAGAAGTAAAAAATAAAGCTGCTCAAACGCTTTGGGATTTTTATGATTATCAAATGCATGTCTTGAAAGAAGTTCATGCAGATCCACATCCAGGTAACTTCTTGATGAAAGAAGATGGCAGAGTTGGTTTTATTGATTTTGGAGCAGTAAAAGTTATTCCAGAAGAATATTATTTGCAGCATTTTAGTATTATGGAAAAAAATATATTGGAAGATGATGCTCAATTAGAAACGGCTTTTGAAGGATTAGGATTTTTGATGGAAGACGATACACCACAACAGCGAGAATTTTTTAAAGGTGTTTTCAAGGAATTATTGTCACTTTCTATGAGACCTTTTCATAGTGATACATTTTATTTTGGAGATAAAAAATACTTCAATGATTTGAATGAGTTTGGAGAGCGTCTTTCTAAAATGCCTGAGCTTCGTAACTCAAAACAAGCAAGAGGTTCACAACACTCACTTTATTTAAATAGAACTTATTTTGGTCTATATTTCTTATTGCACGAACTTAATGCTACCGTAAATACAGATTCATATTGGTATAAAAATAAAGAAGCATAA
- the hutU gene encoding urocanate hydratase, which translates to MTIHNATEKGATPTGIKLNTKGWQQEAVLRMLYNNLDPDVAERPEDLVVYGGIGKAARNWESFDLIVKALKNMSDEQTLLIQSGKPIAILPTHKDAPRVLISNSMLVPRWATWDHFNELDKKGLMMYGQMTAGSWIYIGTQGIVQGTYETYAELARQHYNGTLKNTLNVTAGLGGMGGAQPLAITMNEGVCLAAEMEEWRIDKRLETRYLDEKYFDIDKAIDAALEYKKEGKNKSIGVVCNIIDLLQRLIDRNITPDTLTDQTSAHDALNGYFPENMSVEEANTLRDANPKDYTERSLDTMAHHVKQMLELQKRGAITFDYGNNLRGQALDQRNVKNAFDFPGFVPAYIRPLFCEGKGPFRFVALSGDEQDIFECDKVLLELFPENESLHRWIKMAQERIAFQGLPARICWLSLGERQKAALAFNELVKNGTLKAPIVIGRDHLDSGSVASPNRETEAMLDGSDAVADWPILNALINTAGGATWVSIHHGGGVGMGYSIHAGMVILADGTKEAHERLKRVLHNDPAMGVLRHADAGYQKALEWAEEFNLNLKKNLG; encoded by the coding sequence ATGACCATACACAACGCAACCGAAAAAGGTGCAACACCCACAGGAATAAAATTAAATACAAAAGGCTGGCAACAAGAAGCCGTTTTGAGAATGCTCTACAATAATCTTGACCCAGATGTAGCCGAAAGACCAGAAGACTTAGTGGTTTATGGTGGAATTGGAAAAGCTGCTAGAAACTGGGAATCTTTTGATTTGATTGTAAAGGCTCTAAAAAATATGTCTGATGAGCAAACACTTTTGATTCAGTCGGGAAAGCCGATTGCCATTTTACCCACTCACAAAGATGCTCCTCGTGTCTTGATTTCGAATTCTATGCTTGTTCCTCGTTGGGCAACTTGGGATCACTTCAACGAATTAGACAAAAAAGGTTTGATGATGTACGGACAAATGACAGCAGGTTCGTGGATTTATATTGGAACACAAGGAATTGTACAGGGAACGTATGAAACCTACGCCGAATTAGCAAGACAACATTACAACGGAACACTCAAAAATACGCTTAATGTTACGGCAGGACTTGGTGGAATGGGTGGAGCGCAACCACTTGCAATCACAATGAACGAAGGAGTTTGTTTGGCTGCTGAAATGGAAGAATGGAGAATAGACAAACGCTTAGAAACTCGTTATTTAGATGAAAAGTATTTTGATATTGATAAAGCCATTGATGCAGCATTAGAATATAAAAAAGAAGGCAAAAACAAATCTATCGGTGTCGTTTGTAATATCATTGATTTACTTCAAAGATTGATTGATAGAAATATTACTCCTGACACGCTTACCGACCAAACATCTGCTCACGATGCTTTAAACGGCTATTTTCCAGAAAATATGAGTGTTGAAGAAGCCAATACATTAAGAGATGCAAACCCAAAAGATTATACCGAACGCTCACTAGATACAATGGCGCACCACGTAAAACAAATGTTAGAGCTTCAAAAGCGAGGTGCAATTACATTTGATTATGGAAATAACCTAAGAGGACAAGCATTAGACCAACGCAATGTAAAAAATGCCTTTGATTTCCCCGGATTTGTTCCTGCTTATATTCGTCCTTTGTTTTGTGAGGGAAAAGGCCCTTTTCGTTTTGTGGCTCTTTCGGGCGATGAACAAGATATTTTTGAGTGTGATAAGGTTTTGTTAGAATTATTCCCTGAAAATGAATCGTTGCACCGTTGGATAAAAATGGCACAAGAACGCATTGCTTTTCAAGGTTTGCCAGCTCGTATTTGTTGGTTGAGTTTGGGAGAACGACAAAAGGCAGCTTTAGCATTTAATGAGCTTGTCAAAAATGGAACGCTAAAAGCTCCTATCGTAATTGGAAGAGACCATTTGGATAGTGGTTCGGTGGCTTCTCCAAACCGAGAAACCGAAGCGATGCTAGACGGTTCGGATGCTGTGGCAGATTGGCCTATCTTGAACGCCCTTATCAATACGGCTGGTGGTGCGACGTGGGTTTCGATACATCACGGAGGAGGCGTAGGAATGGGATATTCTATCCACGCAGGAATGGTTATTTTGGCAGACGGAACAAAAGAAGCTCACGAAAGACTCAAACGAGTTTTACATAACGACCCTGCTATGGGTGTGCTTCGTCATGCTGATGCAGGTTATCAAAAAGCCTTAGAATGGGCAGAAGAATTTAATCTGAATTTGAAGAAGAATTTGGGGTAG
- a CDS encoding leucine-rich repeat domain-containing protein: protein MKKYLFTLLFVLFFYLSFSIYGFAQMTVIESDSLVLVDIYQSTNGSGWINTWKLDQKITTWNGVTVQNQRVVGLNFSRRNLTDSLPSSLGNLSELRSLNISFNNLTGSLEMLTMLYKLKVFSMAGTKYKESYGNVPSIFGQMRQLTYLDMSQNGFTAPISDTTGFFLLTNLQELYINSNSFNGRMQNEFGEFKKLKTFNISSCRFSGALPASLTNLTLLEEFYLASNAFDSDLGLIVSAMPNLRVLSAASNRLGRNRVLPRLLYELSKLTYLDLSNNEYKLYISALISNLKNLQTLLLQNNKLSGELPLPITNLPKLVTCNLSNNSFSGTIPIRFYYSPSLKTLILSRNKFKDVLPVGLNLPSKLSYLDLSYNLFQTKLLNSAETSVGSFDYFPNLTYLDVSYNNLEDFDKIEFYTLKNLATIKLNNNKLKGQIPIKVASIVSLTSFDISANKFEGTLPAQIGNMSKIQTFRASTNSLEGEIPRSFFTPSSTLRTLDLSRNKFSSIENIDSLTRLQVINVSNNNLTFGDLEGHIKKIPNFTYSPQQNIPIIQPCYLQVQTRGEFNQYQWFFNGDSIKNATDSVFAAKRIGTYYVKVKNDSVPRLILTSEKAIVTEFTVPDNNFPNENFKDTTFCEPFEYQLIATETGIDYLWSTGDSTPSITISEEGIYTVWVDNGFCTVVDTVRINFAGVKNNIISSSQRVCREENPSLLTGDSSLVGHTYLWQSSIDSLNWTDLDTTLNYQPQELFTSTYFRRKVTPNSFYNCDAKYSNVVLIEVSNLKVEAKTTNVSCFGGNDGKIELEITGAFDDYQILWENGSTNSSLENLKKGNYKVKVIDDLGCQDSLLIEVAEPQKLEGNFIIKEPTCNSELNNGAISLLITGGTEPYQTVWTYQRDTLAINTNEISALEPNENEKYEVRITDANGCEFTVSNFLTRQQPVDSRFSYDYDSYCKLEINPKPTISGVKNGFFFTNDTGIELDSLSGEIYLNTSAQGMYKIIYQADECSADTVFVEINGDCFAGIPNTFTPNNDGTNDTWQVPFLERYPNADIEIFDRTGKILFTQKNGYKTEWNGLLNGMKLAEGTYYYRIRISDSLKPITGYISIVR, encoded by the coding sequence ATGAAAAAATATTTATTTACTCTTTTATTTGTTCTATTTTTTTATCTCTCTTTTTCTATATATGGTTTTGCACAAATGACTGTTATAGAAAGCGATTCTTTAGTTTTGGTAGATATTTATCAATCTACTAATGGTTCTGGTTGGATTAATACTTGGAAGTTAGATCAAAAAATCACGACTTGGAATGGTGTAACAGTACAGAATCAGCGTGTGGTTGGTCTTAATTTTAGTAGACGTAATCTTACTGACAGTCTTCCAAGTTCATTAGGCAATCTTTCTGAATTAAGAAGTTTGAATATTTCTTTTAATAATCTGACAGGTTCTTTGGAAATGCTTACTATGCTTTATAAGTTAAAAGTCTTTAGTATGGCAGGAACTAAATACAAAGAAAGCTATGGAAATGTACCTTCTATATTTGGACAAATGCGCCAACTTACCTATCTTGATATGTCTCAAAATGGATTTACTGCGCCTATTTCAGATACAACAGGTTTCTTCTTATTGACTAATTTGCAAGAGTTATATATAAACTCCAATAGTTTTAATGGAAGAATGCAAAACGAATTTGGAGAATTCAAAAAACTTAAAACGTTTAATATTTCAAGTTGTCGTTTTTCGGGTGCTTTACCAGCTTCATTGACAAACTTAACGCTCTTAGAAGAATTTTATTTAGCTTCTAATGCGTTTGATTCCGATTTGGGGCTTATTGTTTCAGCTATGCCAAATTTAAGAGTTTTGTCAGCTGCTTCAAATAGACTAGGAAGAAATAGAGTATTACCACGTTTGTTGTATGAGTTGAGCAAACTGACTTATTTAGATTTATCAAACAATGAATACAAACTCTATATTAGTGCGCTGATTTCAAACTTAAAAAACCTACAAACACTTTTACTACAAAATAATAAACTTTCAGGAGAACTTCCTCTGCCTATCACTAATTTACCTAAATTAGTAACTTGCAACTTATCAAATAATTCATTCTCAGGCACAATACCTATACGATTTTATTATTCTCCTTCTTTAAAAACATTAATTCTTTCTCGTAATAAATTTAAAGATGTTTTGCCTGTTGGCTTAAATTTACCTAGCAAACTTAGCTATTTGGATTTGTCGTACAATCTTTTTCAAACCAAGCTTCTCAATAGTGCAGAAACCTCTGTAGGTTCTTTCGATTATTTTCCTAATCTAACTTATTTAGATGTATCATATAATAATTTAGAAGATTTTGATAAAATAGAATTTTATACATTGAAAAATTTAGCTACAATAAAATTAAATAATAATAAACTCAAAGGACAAATTCCCATAAAGGTAGCTTCTATTGTTTCTCTTACTTCTTTTGATATTTCTGCCAATAAATTTGAAGGAACTCTGCCTGCTCAAATAGGAAATATGAGCAAAATTCAAACTTTTAGAGCTTCTACAAATAGTTTGGAAGGAGAAATACCACGTTCTTTCTTTACTCCTTCTTCTACTCTCAGAACATTAGATTTGAGTAGAAATAAGTTCTCATCAATAGAAAATATAGATTCTTTGACACGCTTACAAGTCATCAATGTTAGTAATAATAACCTGACTTTTGGAGATTTGGAAGGTCATATAAAGAAAATTCCTAATTTTACTTACTCTCCTCAACAAAATATTCCAATTATTCAACCTTGTTATTTGCAAGTGCAAACAAGAGGAGAATTTAATCAATATCAATGGTTTTTTAATGGAGACTCTATCAAAAATGCAACAGATTCTGTTTTTGCTGCCAAACGAATAGGTACATATTATGTAAAAGTAAAAAATGATAGTGTTCCTAGATTAATTCTAACTTCTGAAAAAGCAATTGTTACAGAATTTACTGTTCCTGATAATAATTTTCCAAATGAGAATTTTAAAGATACTACTTTTTGTGAACCATTTGAATATCAACTTATTGCTACCGAAACAGGAATTGACTACCTATGGAGTACAGGGGATTCGACTCCAAGCATAACCATTTCAGAAGAAGGTATTTATACTGTTTGGGTAGATAATGGATTTTGTACAGTGGTGGATACTGTCAGAATAAATTTTGCAGGAGTAAAAAACAATATTATTTCTTCTTCTCAACGAGTTTGTAGAGAGGAAAATCCTAGCCTCTTGACAGGGGATTCTTCTTTGGTTGGACACACGTATTTGTGGCAATCTTCTATAGATAGTTTGAATTGGACAGATTTAGACACCACACTCAATTATCAACCTCAAGAGTTATTTACTTCTACTTACTTTAGAAGAAAAGTAACTCCTAATTCATTCTACAACTGTGATGCAAAGTATAGCAATGTAGTTTTAATTGAAGTTTCAAATCTAAAAGTGGAAGCCAAAACTACCAATGTATCTTGTTTTGGTGGAAATGATGGTAAAATTGAACTAGAAATCACAGGAGCTTTTGATGATTATCAAATTCTGTGGGAAAATGGAAGTACAAATAGTTCTTTAGAAAATCTCAAGAAGGGAAATTATAAAGTAAAAGTAATTGATGATTTGGGCTGTCAGGATTCATTACTTATTGAAGTTGCAGAACCTCAAAAATTAGAAGGTAATTTTATTATTAAAGAACCAACCTGTAATTCAGAGTTGAATAATGGAGCAATTTCTTTACTAATTACAGGAGGAACAGAACCTTATCAAACTGTTTGGACATATCAAAGAGATACTCTTGCCATCAATACAAATGAAATTTCGGCTTTAGAACCAAATGAAAACGAAAAATATGAGGTCAGAATCACAGATGCAAATGGTTGTGAGTTTACTGTATCAAACTTTTTAACTCGCCAACAACCTGTTGATTCCCGTTTTAGTTACGATTATGATAGTTATTGTAAGCTAGAAATTAATCCAAAACCTACAATTTCAGGAGTAAAAAATGGCTTTTTCTTTACAAATGATACAGGAATTGAATTAGACTCTTTGAGTGGAGAAATTTATCTGAATACATCTGCACAAGGAATGTATAAAATAATCTACCAAGCTGATGAATGTTCGGCTGACACCGTTTTTGTAGAAATAAATGGAGATTGTTTTGCAGGAATTCCTAATACATTTACTCCTAACAACGATGGTACAAATGATACTTGGCAAGTTCCGTTTTTAGAGCGTTATCCAAATGCTGATATAGAAATTTTTGATAGAACAGGTAAGATACTTTTCACTCAAAAAAATGGCTATAAAACAGAATGGAATGGACTTCTCAATGGAATGAAACTCGCTGAAGGAACATATTATTATAGAATCAGAATTAGTGATTCTTTAAAACCAATTACAGGATATATATCTATTGTGCGCTAG
- a CDS encoding NADAR family protein yields the protein MENDSIFFYSVSNAYGQFSNFALYPIKIKGKIWQTSEHYFHAQKFSGTEYENNIRKASSPMKAAEMGRTRKVKMRKNWDNMKDNIMYEAVKAKFTQHEDLKELLLSTQDAILVEHTENDDYWGDGLDGKGKNKLGKILMKIREEFQE from the coding sequence ATGGAAAACGATAGTATATTTTTTTATAGTGTAAGCAATGCCTACGGACAGTTTTCTAATTTTGCTTTATACCCCATCAAGATAAAAGGCAAAATTTGGCAAACTTCTGAACACTATTTTCACGCTCAAAAATTTTCTGGAACAGAATATGAAAACAACATTAGAAAGGCATCAAGTCCCATGAAAGCAGCAGAAATGGGAAGAACTAGAAAGGTGAAAATGCGTAAAAATTGGGATAATATGAAAGATAATATTATGTACGAAGCTGTTAAGGCAAAGTTTACTCAGCATGAAGACTTGAAAGAATTATTACTATCTACACAAGATGCTATCCTTGTCGAACATACCGAAAATGATGATTATTGGGGAGATGGATTAGATGGAAAAGGAAAAAATAAACTTGGAAAAATATTGATGAAAATTAGAGAAGAGTTTCAAGAATAA
- a CDS encoding type I restriction endonuclease, with amino-acid sequence MEIANKLKALADKIEQLKDRIETEESTKHAFVLPFINLLGYDTFDPTEVVPEFTADLGLKKGEKVDYAIFQNDVPILIIECKNWKQKLDIHGSQLFRYFHVTKTKFSLLTNGIEYRFYTDLEESNKMDEKPFLEFNLTDLKESVIKEIEKFHKSNFDVDKIFNNASSLKYSREIRNAISKEIQSPSPEFVKLFANKVYSGRLTASVMEEFTELVQKAFSQMLSERVNSRLNAALNKEAESEKEQEAEEVIEEEVSKIDTTEEELDAYRVIVAILRRKLPIERIAHRDTQSYFGVLLDDNNRKPICRLYLNSATKKYLSVFDENKNETKHSIVSIDEIYNYEKEILDVVEYYEA; translated from the coding sequence ATGGAAATAGCAAATAAACTCAAAGCTCTTGCTGATAAAATTGAACAATTAAAAGATAGAATAGAAACAGAAGAATCGACAAAACATGCTTTTGTACTTCCATTCATCAATCTTTTAGGTTATGATACCTTTGATCCAACTGAAGTTGTTCCTGAGTTTACAGCCGACTTAGGGCTAAAAAAAGGCGAAAAAGTAGATTATGCAATTTTTCAAAATGATGTTCCTATTTTGATAATAGAATGCAAAAATTGGAAGCAAAAGTTAGATATACATGGTTCTCAACTATTTCGTTACTTTCATGTAACTAAAACAAAGTTTTCATTACTTACAAATGGTATTGAGTATAGGTTTTATACAGATTTAGAAGAATCTAATAAAATGGATGAAAAACCATTTTTAGAATTTAATCTTACAGATTTGAAAGAGAGTGTAATAAAGGAAATAGAAAAATTTCACAAATCTAACTTTGATGTAGATAAGATATTTAATAATGCAAGTTCATTAAAATATTCAAGAGAAATAAGAAATGCTATAAGCAAAGAAATTCAATCTCCTTCTCCAGAGTTTGTGAAACTATTTGCAAATAAAGTTTATTCAGGAAGATTGACAGCTTCTGTTATGGAAGAGTTTACAGAGTTAGTTCAAAAAGCATTTAGTCAGATGCTTAGTGAAAGAGTTAATAGTAGATTGAACGCAGCTTTAAATAAAGAAGCTGAATCAGAAAAAGAACAAGAGGCAGAAGAAGTAATTGAAGAAGAAGTTAGTAAAATAGATACCACAGAAGAAGAGTTAGATGCTTATAGAGTAATTGTCGCTATTCTTAGAAGAAAATTACCTATTGAACGTATTGCACATAGAGATACACAATCTTATTTTGGTGTTTTATTAGATGATAATAATAGAAAACCTATTTGTAGATTATATCTGAATTCAGCAACTAAAAAGTATTTAAGTGTATTTGATGAAAATAAAAATGAAACAAAACATTCTATTGTATCAATAGATGAAATTTATAATTATGAGAAAGAAATATTAGATGTTGTAGAGTATTATGAAGCATAA